The Nonlabens spongiae genome contains a region encoding:
- a CDS encoding type II toxin-antitoxin system RelE/ParE family toxin, which translates to MIISFGSKETKKIWNGIRVKKMPIEIQNVGRRKLRMLNNSQDIADLRIPPSNRLEKLTGKLNDFYSIRINKQWRIIFQWENGNAREVEIIDYH; encoded by the coding sequence ATGATAATATCGTTTGGTTCAAAAGAAACCAAAAAAATATGGAACGGTATCCGAGTTAAAAAAATGCCGATTGAAATTCAGAATGTTGGACGGAGAAAATTGAGAATGCTTAACAACTCACAAGATATTGCAGATTTAAGAATTCCTCCTTCTAACCGACTAGAAAAACTGACTGGAAAACTAAACGATTTTTATAGTATTAGAATTAACAAACAATGGCGGATAATATTTCAATGGGAAAACGGAAACGCAAGAGAAGTTGAAATAATTGACTATCATTAA
- a CDS encoding acyl-CoA reductase, with translation MGKISINSTLNGRISAFAKAGSLLTSYLNGKLGESQEAHWEERIDTALQTAEAKNPWFTQENLEYCLQQWSEALQQEKLKAWLTPYHLQNISPKTIAIVAAGNIPLVGLHDVMTVILTGHRALIKVSGNDDVLLPLILDIATHFLPELADSYVFTKEKLEDYDAVIATGSDNTARYFEYYFGNKPHIIRKNRNSIAVLTGEESIEDMIALSEDVFRYFGLGCRSVSHLKVPRGYNFDRFFNGMYSKRDLINNRKYLNNYDYNKAVYLMSEFDCLDNEFLIIKQEENSYTSPIASLGYSYYDDLGEIASEISSNQEELQCVVSSAETRDKIGLESLKAPQFVDFGMTQQPQLSDYADGVDTVDFLIGLS, from the coding sequence AAAGCGGGATCTCTTCTCACCTCCTACCTCAACGGCAAACTAGGAGAAAGTCAAGAAGCCCACTGGGAAGAAAGGATCGACACCGCCCTACAAACAGCCGAGGCCAAAAACCCCTGGTTCACGCAAGAAAATCTCGAGTACTGCCTGCAACAATGGAGCGAGGCACTGCAACAAGAAAAGCTGAAAGCCTGGCTGACTCCTTATCATTTACAGAATATATCACCAAAAACCATCGCAATCGTCGCTGCCGGAAATATACCCCTCGTGGGGTTGCACGACGTGATGACGGTGATCCTGACCGGGCACCGTGCGCTGATTAAAGTATCTGGAAATGATGACGTTTTGCTGCCACTTATACTGGACATCGCTACACATTTCCTTCCTGAGCTCGCAGATTCTTATGTTTTCACAAAGGAAAAATTAGAGGATTACGATGCGGTCATCGCTACAGGAAGCGACAACACGGCAAGGTATTTTGAGTACTATTTTGGTAATAAGCCACATATTATACGCAAGAACCGCAACAGTATAGCGGTACTCACAGGTGAAGAGAGTATTGAGGACATGATAGCTCTAAGTGAGGATGTTTTCAGGTATTTTGGACTGGGTTGCAGGAGCGTTAGCCACTTAAAAGTTCCACGTGGTTACAACTTTGATCGCTTCTTCAACGGTATGTATTCTAAACGCGATCTTATCAATAACCGGAAGTACCTCAACAACTACGATTACAACAAAGCGGTGTACTTGATGAGCGAGTTTGATTGTCTGGATAATGAATTTTTGATCATTAAACAAGAAGAAAACAGCTACACCTCTCCTATCGCGTCCTTAGGCTATTCCTATTATGACGATCTAGGTGAAATCGCCTCTGAAATCTCTAGTAATCAGGAAGAACTGCAATGTGTGGTAAGCTCTGCCGAGACTCGGGATAAAATAGGACTGGAAAGTTTGAAAGCTCCTCAATTTGTAGATTTTGGCATGACGCAACAGCCCCAACTCAGCGATTATGCTGATGGTGTGGATACAGTTGATTTTTTGATAGGATTATCCTAG
- a CDS encoding putative toxin-antitoxin system toxin component, PIN family, translating into MKNKKIILDTNLWISFLISKKFSQIDKLIENKKVILIFSNELLEEFIDVVSRPKFKKYFSKKDIEKFLEYFDQFGKLVKVTSDIKICRDEKDNFLLNLSVDSKANYLITGDKDLLILEKIENTKILTFSEFIERTE; encoded by the coding sequence ATGAAAAATAAGAAAATAATCCTTGATACAAATCTTTGGATTAGCTTTCTGATTTCCAAAAAATTCAGTCAAATCGATAAATTGATTGAAAACAAAAAAGTCATATTGATTTTTTCCAACGAATTATTGGAAGAATTTATTGATGTTGTAAGCCGACCGAAGTTTAAAAAGTATTTCTCAAAGAAAGATATTGAAAAATTTCTTGAGTATTTTGACCAATTTGGAAAATTAGTAAAAGTTACGTCTGACATAAAAATCTGTCGTGATGAAAAGGATAACTTTTTACTAAACTTATCAGTTGATTCGAAAGCAAATTATTTAATTACTGGAGATAAGGACTTATTGATTTTAGAAAAGATTGAGAATACCAAAATTTTGACTTTTTCTGAATTTATAGAACGAACTGAATAA
- a CDS encoding ferredoxin reductase domain-containing protein: MAHHVKILNIANVTHDVKRITVQKPKDYHFIPGQATEVAVDKDGYRDKKRPFTFTSLPSNHHLEFTIKIYPDHNGVTDEIGMLEEGDGLILDDAWGAIEYKGPGTFIAGGAGVTPFISILNHLRADQQINGNRLIFSNKTSDDVILEKSFRQMLGENFVSTLTQEQKEGHEQRRIDKEFLKNHISDFSQNFYVCGPDAMVEDINKQLEELGANADALVFEE, encoded by the coding sequence ATGGCACACCACGTAAAAATTCTCAACATAGCAAACGTAACTCATGACGTAAAACGAATTACGGTTCAAAAACCCAAAGATTATCATTTTATACCAGGTCAAGCCACGGAAGTTGCTGTAGATAAAGACGGTTATCGCGATAAAAAACGTCCGTTTACCTTTACTTCCCTACCCAGCAACCACCATCTAGAATTTACCATTAAGATTTATCCTGACCACAATGGTGTGACTGATGAGATAGGAATGCTTGAGGAAGGCGACGGTTTGATCTTAGATGATGCCTGGGGAGCGATTGAGTATAAAGGACCAGGAACATTTATAGCCGGTGGCGCTGGAGTGACTCCATTTATTTCCATTCTTAACCACCTACGCGCTGACCAGCAAATCAATGGCAACCGATTGATATTTTCTAACAAGACCAGCGATGATGTGATTTTGGAGAAAAGCTTCCGCCAGATGCTGGGCGAGAATTTTGTATCAACTCTGACTCAGGAGCAGAAAGAAGGTCATGAGCAAAGGCGCATAGACAAAGAATTTTTGAAAAATCATATCTCTGACTTCTCTCAAAACTTCTATGTGTGTGGTCCAGATGCCATGGTGGAGGATATCAACAAACAACTAGAAGAGCTGGGAGCCAATGCGGATGCACTGGTTTTTGAAGAGTAA
- a CDS encoding endonuclease domain-containing protein, translating to MRNHHILPYSPAARDLSRRLRKNPTKAEIKFWNLVKSSDLNIVLRRQMPILDYVVDFYIKEVGLAIEIDGKYHDHQFLEDATRQGRIEKLGVRFMRFSNDDVLNQPFKVLDDLKCRIDELRAT from the coding sequence ATGCGCAACCACCATATTCTACCATATTCACCTGCCGCTAGAGATTTATCCAGAAGGCTTAGAAAAAATCCGACTAAAGCGGAAATAAAGTTTTGGAACCTTGTGAAATCAAGTGATTTGAATATAGTTTTACGACGACAGATGCCCATTTTGGATTATGTCGTTGATTTTTATATTAAGGAAGTAGGTCTAGCGATTGAGATTGATGGTAAATATCACGACCATCAATTTTTAGAAGATGCAACTAGACAGGGTAGAATAGAAAAGTTAGGAGTTCGATTCATGAGATTCAGTAATGATGATGTTTTAAATCAACCCTTTAAGGTTCTCGATGATTTAAAATGTAGGATAGATGAGTTGAGAGCGACGTAG
- a CDS encoding HigA family addiction module antitoxin produces MEKLANVHPGEVLNFEFLEPLEISAYRLSKDLKIPQTRISEIIKGRRRITADTALRLSKYFGNSAKFWLGLQNDYDIEEERDEKKAELDGIKKYENKNVA; encoded by the coding sequence ATGGAAAAATTAGCAAATGTACATCCAGGAGAAGTTTTGAATTTTGAATTTCTTGAGCCACTTGAAATTTCAGCTTATAGACTTTCTAAAGATTTAAAAATACCGCAAACTAGGATTTCGGAAATAATAAAAGGTAGACGTAGAATAACGGCGGATACTGCTCTACGTTTGAGTAAATATTTTGGGAATTCTGCGAAATTCTGGCTTGGACTTCAAAATGATTATGACATCGAAGAAGAGCGTGATGAAAAAAAAGCGGAATTGGACGGAATAAAAAAATACGAAAATAAAAACGTTGCCTAA
- a CDS encoding DMP19 family protein, which yields MKKLLIFIASIFSANASSQTEFDLDKVLKMERRDMIVTEIDSYLNKKCEFGEKIDRLNESQIVLLIVENLEREINNGGFNQFYFNSSGNYANETIDALTKIGANKTAEIVKKANSEFENGTVPKDRAERQNKLELIEEKAEENWNKCDSEFYEYNDDLTELLIAFILKNKSDFEK from the coding sequence TTGAAAAAACTTTTAATATTCATAGCATCAATATTTTCAGCCAATGCAAGTTCGCAAACTGAATTTGATTTGGACAAAGTTCTGAAAATGGAAAGACGAGATATGATTGTAACCGAAATTGACTCATATCTGAACAAAAAATGTGAATTTGGAGAAAAGATTGACCGACTGAACGAATCACAAATAGTCTTGTTGATTGTTGAAAATTTAGAACGTGAAATTAATAATGGCGGATTTAATCAATTTTACTTCAACTCGAGCGGAAATTATGCCAATGAAACCATTGATGCTCTGACTAAAATTGGAGCAAATAAAACAGCGGAAATAGTTAAAAAAGCAAATTCGGAATTTGAAAACGGAACTGTACCAAAAGATAGAGCTGAAAGACAAAATAAATTGGAGCTAATTGAAGAAAAAGCTGAAGAGAACTGGAATAAATGTGATTCGGAATTTTACGAATACAATGATGATTTGACGGAATTACTAATAGCTTTTATACTAAAAAACAAATCGGATTTTGAAAAATAA
- a CDS encoding zinc ribbon domain-containing protein YjdM, which produces MSDEMKPCPKCNSPYGYSLGNEIYACPECYHEWNPNQKIEVETPKILDSNGNELSDGDAVIVIKDLPVKGAPKPVKAGTKVKNIRLTDGDHNIDCKIDGFGAMSLKSEFVRKA; this is translated from the coding sequence ATGTCAGATGAAATGAAACCCTGTCCAAAGTGTAATTCGCCTTACGGTTATTCTCTTGGCAATGAAATCTATGCCTGCCCAGAATGCTATCACGAGTGGAATCCCAACCAGAAAATAGAAGTTGAAACGCCCAAAATATTGGACTCCAACGGTAATGAGTTGAGTGACGGTGATGCAGTGATCGTCATAAAAGATCTACCGGTCAAGGGTGCTCCAAAACCCGTTAAAGCAGGGACAAAGGTCAAAAACATTCGCCTCACTGATGGCGATCACAACATCGATTGCAAGATCGATGGTTTTGGCGCGATGAGCTTAAAATCTGAGTTTGTGAGGAAGGCATAG
- the msrB gene encoding peptide-methionine (R)-S-oxide reductase MsrB: MRSSLLFILGLAFLTASCQNTTTNKTTEERSYPIEKSEEEWKKQLTSNQYDVLRREGTERPFANEYWDNKKKGIYYSAATGQPLFSSEHKFKSGTGWPSFYKPISEDAVLEFSDRKLGYVRTEIVDSGSGSHLGHVFNDGPEPTGLRYCMNSAALIFVAEGEELPEIVKEWQKNHEDKL; this comes from the coding sequence ATGAGGTCTTCACTTCTATTTATACTGGGCTTAGCGTTTTTAACCGCTTCTTGCCAAAACACAACTACAAACAAAACCACTGAAGAGCGCTCCTACCCTATCGAAAAATCTGAGGAGGAATGGAAAAAACAACTGACCAGCAATCAATATGACGTGCTGCGCAGAGAAGGAACCGAGCGCCCATTTGCAAACGAATACTGGGACAATAAGAAAAAAGGAATCTATTACTCTGCCGCGACCGGACAGCCGCTTTTCAGTTCAGAGCATAAATTCAAATCAGGCACGGGATGGCCTAGTTTCTATAAGCCGATCAGCGAAGATGCTGTTCTAGAATTCAGTGATAGAAAGCTGGGGTATGTACGCACAGAGATAGTGGACAGCGGTAGCGGCTCGCATTTGGGACATGTTTTTAACGACGGTCCTGAACCTACCGGACTGAGATATTGCATGAACTCGGCAGCGCTGATTTTTGTTGCCGAAGGCGAGGAACTACCAGAGATCGTAAAAGAGTGGCAAAAAAACCATGAGGATAAGTTGTAA
- a CDS encoding phytanoyl-CoA dioxygenase family protein, whose product MNYEKNKIELEENGFSVLADLYLDKEINGILACIENAEQDGNSFMKTKDLFAIRQLIKNVPELSELLFNEKLIELISELSESEYFLTKAIYFDKPSESNWFVAYHQDLSISVDQKTELENYTNWTFKKGQYGVQPPIEVLEDTITIRIHLDKTDKNNGALKVIPKSHLKGIIRAESKIGI is encoded by the coding sequence ATGAACTACGAAAAGAACAAAATAGAACTTGAAGAAAATGGTTTTTCCGTTTTAGCTGACTTGTATTTGGACAAAGAAATAAATGGAATTTTAGCTTGTATAGAAAATGCTGAACAGGACGGAAATTCGTTTATGAAAACAAAGGATTTATTTGCGATTAGACAATTAATCAAAAATGTACCTGAATTGAGTGAGTTGCTGTTTAACGAAAAGCTGATTGAATTAATTTCCGAACTTTCCGAATCTGAATATTTTCTGACCAAAGCAATCTATTTTGACAAACCAAGCGAATCGAATTGGTTTGTTGCTTATCATCAAGATTTGAGCATTTCGGTTGACCAAAAAACGGAATTGGAAAATTATACAAATTGGACTTTTAAAAAAGGTCAATACGGAGTTCAACCACCAATTGAGGTTTTGGAAGACACGATAACAATCCGAATTCATTTAGACAAAACGGACAAAAATAACGGAGCTTTAAAAGTAATTCCTAAATCGCATCTCAAAGGAATAATTCGAGCTGAATCAAAGATTGGAATTTAG
- a CDS encoding SRPBCC family protein translates to MPTIHLETIIKADIEIVFDLSRSIDLHTVSAGQTGETAIAGKTSGLIGLNESVTWRARHFGINQTLTSKITAYDRPLYFVDEMVNGAFKSFKHEHHLRRSPQGTLMTDCFQYQSPFGILGNLADFLFLKKYMKNFLTERNQVLKQYAESGVGKNLLSQNTDS, encoded by the coding sequence ATGCCCACCATCCATCTCGAGACTATCATAAAGGCGGATATCGAAATCGTCTTTGATCTCTCTCGCAGCATCGACCTCCATACGGTCTCTGCTGGTCAAACTGGTGAGACTGCGATTGCGGGCAAAACGAGTGGGTTGATAGGTTTAAACGAGAGCGTGACTTGGCGTGCGAGACATTTTGGTATTAATCAAACGCTTACCTCTAAAATCACTGCATACGATAGACCATTATATTTTGTAGACGAAATGGTAAACGGCGCCTTCAAATCTTTTAAACACGAGCATCATCTCAGACGCTCACCACAAGGCACGCTTATGACTGATTGTTTTCAGTATCAGTCGCCTTTCGGAATTCTGGGAAATCTTGCCGATTTCCTTTTTCTCAAAAAATACATGAAAAACTTCCTGACGGAGCGCAACCAAGTCCTCAAACAATATGCAGAATCGGGAGTTGGTAAGAATCTACTTTCTCAAAATACTGATTCTTGA
- a CDS encoding IS110 family RNA-guided transposase, producing MDKYSKIHGVDISKDFFDVIDDLGNHYQFDNSLNGFRKYLKTLDAESLVVMEATGYYHYLLAQFLHDSDIAVSVVNPLSVKRFLQMKLTKVKTDKSDAMGIRDYAMVNEVPLYDGKGAVQAECLQLLALMDIYLKQRTQVKNKIHGEKVLGTPSKAVFGSLKRTLKMLDRELVSLNERLLSLVKQDQQVQLTNLKSIPGLGDRTSALLIVLTEGFTKFDNASQLRNYAGITPTIRRSGSSIRGRSRISKVGNRKLRNHLFLCAFSASRHNKACRELYERITAKGKSKKLALIAVSNKLLKQAFAIAKSGLPYDDGYVSRLVKE from the coding sequence ATGGATAAATATAGTAAAATCCACGGTGTGGATATCAGTAAGGATTTCTTTGATGTAATTGACGATCTGGGCAACCACTACCAGTTTGACAACAGCCTGAATGGTTTCAGGAAGTACCTCAAGACATTGGACGCTGAGAGCCTTGTTGTCATGGAGGCGACGGGCTATTACCACTATCTGCTGGCTCAGTTCCTGCACGACTCTGACATCGCCGTCTCGGTAGTCAATCCATTGTCGGTAAAGCGTTTTCTGCAGATGAAGCTTACCAAGGTAAAGACCGACAAGAGCGATGCAATGGGCATCAGGGACTATGCAATGGTCAATGAGGTTCCGCTCTACGATGGCAAGGGAGCCGTACAGGCGGAATGTCTACAATTGCTGGCCCTGATGGACATCTACCTCAAACAGCGCACTCAGGTCAAAAACAAGATCCACGGAGAGAAGGTACTGGGCACGCCTTCAAAAGCGGTGTTTGGTTCCTTAAAAAGAACCTTGAAGATGCTGGACAGGGAACTGGTCTCGCTCAACGAGCGCCTATTGTCGCTGGTCAAGCAGGATCAACAGGTACAGCTTACCAATCTTAAGAGCATACCTGGTCTGGGCGATAGGACATCTGCGCTGTTGATCGTACTCACAGAGGGCTTTACCAAGTTTGACAACGCCTCACAGCTGCGTAACTATGCCGGCATCACACCCACGATAAGGCGGTCTGGCAGCAGCATAAGGGGTAGGAGCAGAATAAGCAAGGTGGGCAACCGAAAGCTTCGTAACCACTTGTTTTTGTGCGCTTTCTCTGCAAGTAGACACAACAAGGCATGTAGGGAGCTCTACGAACGTATCACGGCCAAGGGCAAGAGCAAGAAGTTGGCACTTATCGCCGTATCCAACAAACTATTGAAACAGGCATTTGCCATTGCAAAATCCGGCCTGCCCTATGACGATGGCTACGTTTCCCGTCTGGTCAAGGAGTAG
- a CDS encoding GldM family protein, which yields MRTYLYFILTLASFFGIGQTESSFLDFEIQNIEVSRDSIQPILSREVIYVAMKNEIQIWVPGAEKVDVKNKEVKKIDGHGTFTIRVISPRQQILNLEIEAVFPDGSKSEYEVPLRIKTLGKPYVEINGFNGSQTLSVNELQNAEITVSIKDPYFDSRFSVERFIIIIDDKPYRIEGNQITEQVFKVIKSSISKEYLFTNVAYSLLNSEMYVCKVHPLKVRIENE from the coding sequence ATGAGAACCTACCTCTATTTCATACTTACTTTAGCTTCTTTTTTTGGAATTGGGCAAACTGAGAGTTCATTCTTAGATTTTGAGATTCAAAACATTGAAGTTTCCAGGGACTCTATTCAACCCATCTTATCGCGTGAAGTGATCTATGTCGCCATGAAAAATGAAATCCAAATTTGGGTGCCGGGTGCTGAAAAAGTTGATGTTAAAAATAAAGAGGTTAAAAAAATCGATGGTCACGGCACTTTTACGATTAGAGTGATAAGTCCTCGACAACAGATTTTAAATCTAGAAATTGAAGCTGTCTTTCCTGATGGATCAAAAAGTGAATATGAAGTTCCACTTAGGATAAAAACACTTGGCAAACCCTATGTAGAAATCAACGGTTTCAACGGCAGCCAGACGTTGAGTGTAAATGAGCTTCAAAACGCAGAGATTACAGTAAGCATAAAAGATCCTTACTTTGATAGCAGGTTTAGCGTTGAAAGATTTATTATCATAATAGATGATAAACCTTACCGAATTGAAGGTAATCAAATAACAGAACAAGTTTTTAAAGTAATTAAATCATCAATAAGTAAGGAATATTTGTTTACCAACGTAGCATACTCATTATTAAATTCCGAAATGTACGTTTGTAAAGTTCATCCCCTCAAAGTACGAATCGAGAATGAATAA
- the serC gene encoding 3-phosphoserine/phosphohydroxythreonine transaminase, with translation MLKYNFSAGPCVLPQEVFKKAADAVLDFNDLSILEISHRSKDFVQVMEQAQSLAFEHLGLQDKGYKALFLGGGASMQFLMCAYNLLENKAAYLNTGTWSAKAIKEAKMFGEVIEVASSKDSNYNHIPKSYSVPSDVDYFHFQTNNTIFGTQLQETPSVEVPIVCDMSSDIFSRQRDFDKYDLIYAGAQKNMGPAGATLVVVKEEILGKVSRSIPSMLDYKVHISKDSMFNTPPVFPIYVSMLTMQWLKDNGGISWIEELNNKKAGLIYNEIDRNPLFEGFVTDKADRSKMNATFVLKDEAHKDAFDQLWKDAGINGLNGHRSVGGYRASMYNALSVEAVETLVSVMQELERKG, from the coding sequence ATGCTCAAGTACAATTTTAGCGCCGGACCTTGCGTCCTTCCACAAGAAGTTTTTAAAAAAGCGGCAGATGCTGTTTTGGATTTTAACGACCTCAGTATTCTTGAGATCTCGCACCGAAGCAAGGATTTTGTGCAGGTGATGGAACAAGCGCAATCTTTAGCTTTCGAGCATCTGGGATTACAGGATAAAGGCTATAAAGCTTTGTTTTTAGGTGGAGGTGCCAGCATGCAATTCTTGATGTGTGCCTATAATCTACTTGAAAATAAAGCTGCTTACCTCAATACGGGAACCTGGAGTGCCAAAGCGATCAAAGAGGCAAAAATGTTTGGCGAAGTGATCGAAGTCGCCTCTTCTAAAGACAGTAACTACAATCACATTCCCAAAAGCTACAGCGTCCCGAGTGATGTTGATTATTTCCACTTCCAGACGAACAATACGATCTTTGGAACACAACTTCAGGAAACACCTAGCGTAGAAGTACCAATCGTTTGTGATATGAGTAGTGATATTTTCTCTAGACAGCGAGATTTTGACAAGTACGATTTGATCTATGCCGGTGCACAGAAAAATATGGGTCCTGCCGGTGCGACGCTTGTTGTAGTAAAAGAAGAAATTTTAGGCAAAGTCTCTCGTAGCATTCCTTCTATGCTCGATTATAAAGTGCATATTTCTAAAGACAGTATGTTCAACACGCCGCCCGTATTCCCTATTTATGTGAGTATGCTGACCATGCAATGGCTTAAAGACAATGGCGGAATTTCATGGATCGAAGAATTGAATAATAAAAAAGCTGGATTGATTTACAATGAAATTGACCGCAATCCGCTGTTTGAAGGTTTTGTGACTGATAAAGCTGATCGTTCTAAAATGAACGCCACTTTTGTATTAAAAGATGAAGCTCACAAAGACGCCTTTGACCAGCTTTGGAAAGATGCTGGAATCAACGGCCTTAACGGTCATCGTTCGGTAGGCGGTTATCGTGCCAGTATGTATAACGCTCTAAGTGTCGAAGCTGTGGAAACTCTGGTGAGTGTGATGCAGGAGTTGGAGAGGAAGGGATAG
- a CDS encoding CAP domain-containing protein translates to MKFITMKHAFVWITAMLFSCLLSGQISSQWSVGEIEQANTAMNVTYLDPIEKETITTINLARLFPQKFVEYELKNFNGTRKYGDYLRSSSYKKSLMQYLKTVKPLPALQPNAAMASNASCFAIELGQSGRTGHKRTSCEKIAYAECISYGMTTGKEVAMQLLIDHDVPSLGHRKICFNSRYSKIGVGHLSHKKWGQCTVLELI, encoded by the coding sequence ATGAAATTTATAACCATGAAGCATGCCTTTGTATGGATTACTGCCATGCTTTTTTCATGTCTATTGAGCGGTCAGATTAGCTCGCAATGGTCAGTTGGCGAAATTGAACAAGCTAATACTGCTATGAATGTGACCTATCTCGATCCCATTGAAAAAGAAACCATCACGACAATAAACTTAGCGAGACTGTTCCCGCAAAAATTTGTCGAGTATGAGCTCAAAAATTTTAATGGAACAAGGAAGTATGGCGATTATTTAAGAAGTTCTTCCTACAAAAAATCCCTCATGCAGTACTTGAAGACTGTGAAGCCCTTGCCTGCTCTACAGCCTAATGCAGCAATGGCAAGCAATGCGAGCTGCTTTGCCATTGAGCTGGGACAGTCGGGACGTACGGGTCACAAACGCACGAGTTGTGAAAAAATCGCTTATGCAGAGTGTATTTCCTACGGTATGACTACCGGTAAAGAAGTAGCCATGCAATTATTGATAGATCATGACGTGCCTTCCCTGGGCCACAGAAAAATATGTTTCAATTCTCGTTACTCAAAAATAGGTGTGGGACACTTGAGTCATAAAAAATGGGGTCAATGCACAGTTCTAGAACTCATCTAG